In the genome of Paenibacillus sp. GP183, the window AGGAGCATCGCGTAGCTTCGATATATTAGTAAGAAGTAAGATACGTCTTAATCTCTCGAGCGTTAATCTTTATAATTTATTAAGACGTAAAACACGGCTTAATTCATGGTTTTCTCGAATTTACTCTAGAATTTCTATCGGTAAGACGTAAAATACATCTTATCTCGAATAAAATCCTTTAAGTCCCTCTAGTAAGACGTAGAATACGCCTTATAATAATCAAGCGGCCTTTATTCTTCCTTTAATCATCTATTAACAGCTGTGCCTTGCTTTTCACAATGAAGTCAATTTTTCTTTGACGTGGAATTGGATGCCGGTGCATCTGCTGTCTTTTTGCGTTTTATGAGACTTATCAGGTTAGATAGGTGTGATGGGGATGGAGCTATTTGAGACGGAATGAAAGTGTTATTTTCATGTAATTGGATATGAAAGTGAACAGAAAACATGACACACCTCCAATTTCATTGTTATGTGTTATGTATTATTACATACATTTCCTTGATACACAAGAGATTGCTCAAGGAACCATTCTAAATTTCTTCGATAATAAAAATTTGTGTTAATTATATTGACATGAAAGCTTGATCTCAGTATGATAGAGACAAATTCACACAACAACTACAATGTTTTCTAGGGTTCCGCAGAGTGAATATGCTTTGGCTGGTCCAAGAGAGAACACACGGTTCCAGAAGCCGTGCACACGGAGGGACAAAAGCCCGGGAGGATATCAACATTGATATCTTTTCTGGGCTTTTCCTTTTCCAAAATCGGAGAGAGGGATGAATCAAATGAAAAAACGGGTAACTTTGCTCATGCTTGCACTTCTTGTAGCTTTTACAGTTGTCAGCGGTTGTTCCACATCGAAAAATACCACTGGATCCAACAAAGGAGCTTCCGCAACAGGTGAACCTATTAAACTGGCGTTAAGTCCATGGCCGGGCTGGTTCGTCTGGTATCTGGTGAAGGAGAAGGGTTTTTTTGAGAAAAATGGCGTTAAGGTAGATCTGGTATGGTTCCCCGTTTATAGTGATTCTTTATCGGCCTTGTCAACAGGCAAGGTAGATGCCAACAGCCAGACCCTCAGCGATACGCTGGCTCCGGCAAGTAAAGGAATCGGAGTTAAAGCTGTTCTGGTGAACGACAACTCCAATGGTGGAGATGGGCTCGTAGTGAAGCCGGAGATTGCCTCGATGAAGGATTTGAAAGGGAAAAAGATAGCTACAGAGCTCGGTACCGTAGATCACCTTTTGATGCTTACAGCTCTGGATAAATCAGGTTTAAAAGAAACAGATGTGAAGTACACCAATATGACGGTGAACGATGCGGGGCCGGCTTTTATCTCAGGAAATGTCGATGCAGCCGTTCTGTGGGAGCCGTTTCTGACAAAAGCTTTGCAGGAAGGCAAAGGAAAGCTGCTTTTTTCCTCTAAAGATACACCGGGTTTAATTCCCGACCTGCTTGTGTTCCGTGAAGATGTGACCAAGAATCGTCCGGACGATGTCAAGAAGATCATCAATGCCTGGTTCGACGCTTTGGACTATTGGAAGGCGAATCCTGATGAATCGCTCAAAATTATGGCAAAAGCAGCCGAAACACCGCTGGATGAATATAAAGCCGGGGTGGACAGCGTGAAGATTTTTCAACTGGAGGATAACATAAAGGCTTTTACAAAAGGCGTTAATTACTTCTCCTTGAATTTCACTGCACAAAAAACAGCTGAGTTCCTCAAGGGGCTGGATATGCTGACTTCCATTCCGAAGCCGGAATCCATCCTCGATGGTCATTTTGTCGAAGAGGTCATGAAAGAACGCAAGAAATAAAGCATGGAATGAGGTGCAGCAGATGGGCAAGTCACGCAAATCAAGATTGACCGCCATTCGGGCTGATATTGGGAGAAGGTGGTACTTGTCGGGAGTCCTCCTAATTCTGGTTCTTGCATTGGTGCTTTGGAGCATAATGAGCTACGGAAACTTTGTCAATCGCACCTTTCTGCCAACCCCGGATCAGGTGCTCAGGCAGTTCGCCATTCAGATCCAGACACCACTTTTTTGGCATCATGTAGGGATAAGTATATACCGGGTTGGCATGGGATTTCTGCTGGCATGTTTGCTTGGTGTACCGCTCGGAATTCTGGCTGGAACCTTTCGTTTTGCTGAAGCAGTGCTGGTACCTCCAACCGAATTTATCCGATATATGCCGGCAACTGCCTTCATTCCTTTGATTATGGTTTGGGCGGGTATCGGGGAATCGGCGAAGATTATCGTTATTTTCATCGGCTGCTTCTTCCAGCTTCTCTTAATGGTAGCGGACAATACCCGCGCAGTTTCCAATGACCTGCTGCAAACCTCCTATACGCTTGGAGCAGGTCGCTGGCAGGCGATTGAAAGGGTGCTTATCCCGGCTCTTCTGCCGGATTTGATGAATACCCTAAGGCTGATTATCGGCTGGGCGTGGACCTATCTGGTCGTGGCTGAGTTGGTTGCGGCCAGCAGCGGACTTGGCTTCTCGATTATGAAGGCGCAGCGCTTCTTGAATACGGATCTGATCTTTGTGGGCATTATCACCATTGGGTTATTGGGATTGCTGACAGATCGAATCTTCGCTTACTGCCATCGGCGATTTTTTCCTTGGCTGGAAGGGAGTCGTCAGTGATGCAGAGCAAAATTATGGCAACCGATCTGACTAAGTGGTACAAAAGCAAAAAAAGCGAGCTTTTAGCTCTGGATCAGGTTTCTTTTCATGTGGAGCAAAATGAGTTTGTCAGCTTCGTCGGCCCATCCGGCTGCGGCAAATCCTCCTTATTGCGCATATTGGCTGGTCTTGAGGATATGACATCGGGCACACTTCTGGTTTCCGGCAAGGAAGTTGATGGACCGGGTGCAGATCGGGGGATGGTGTTCCAATCCTACACGTTATTTCCCTGGCTGACGGTGCGGGAGAACATCGAATTTGGCCTTACTCTGAAAGGAGTTCCACTATTTGAAAAGCGCCGGATCTCCGATCATTTCATGGAGCTGGTCGGCCTTCACCGCTTTGCCAGATCGCTCCCCAAGGAGCTGTCCGGCGGAATGAAACAGCGGGTGGCCATCGCCAGAGCTCTGGCTAATAATCCTGAAGTGCTGCTGATGGATGAGCCATTTGGGGCGTTGGACCCGCAAACGAAAAACTCGATGCAGGAGCTGCTGCTGCGGATTTGGGAGCATGAGAAGACGACCGTTGTTTTTATCACGCATGATATTGAGGAAGCGATTTTCTTATCGCAGCGTGTGTATGTGATGCAGGCGCATCCAGGCAGAATTCACAAGGAGGTCATCGTGCCGGAACGGCTGCGCGAAACACCGGATGTCAAGGACTCAGAAGCTTTTATCCAACTCAAAAAACAAATCATTTCCCTCATAGGCGAGGCACATCCGGAGGAGAGTTAACACAAACAATAACCATGCGAAGAGCGTGCACTTGGAAATAATACCCTGTATGACTTGATTGACGTTAGAGTTTATTCATTATAAACTTATGTTTAAACGTTTCAATGGATAGTATGAGGGAGTTTATAGATGAGTAAGAACCGACAACCGACCATTGTGGATGTAGCCAAAGAAGCGGGAGTTTCGATTGCCACGGTGTCCAATGTGTTGAATCGCCGCAATGTCCCGCTGACGGAAGAAACGATCCGCAAAGTAGAGCAGGCTGTCAAGCGATTAGGTTACCGCCGCAATGTAATGGCTGCCAATCTAAGCAGCCGCAAGTCCAATGAGCTTGGACTTATCATACCCAACTTTGTTGGCTATTACGGGCGCTTTGCTGAGGAGCTGGAGCAAAAGTTTCACCGTAACGGCTACCATCTTTCCGTATTCTCCTCGAACGGCATGAATCCCGATTTGGAGCGGCGGCATATTGAACTGCTTCTGCAGCGCCGAGCAGATGGACTCGTTTGCCATGGACTCGCCATGAGTGTGGAATCGACGCGGCAGATCGTGGGGGAGGGAACACCGCTTGTGATTTTTAACGGTTGGGGATGGCCGAGTGATATTGCCTCTTTGGCCGTCAATCTTGATTTTGCTGAGGCTTCTAAGGAAGCCGTACGCCACTTGGTGGAGCAGGGCTGCCTCTGTGTTTATTATGCAGCCAATACCCATTCCCTGGGCGCTAATGCGCAGCGGGAGCAGGGCTTTAGGGTTGGAATGCTGCAGTACGCTGCAGACGCGGTCAGCGCTGTCCTGGATGCAGGAGAGCTCGGCGTTGAAGGCTTAATCGATGAAGTGCTGCGGCTCAGCGGAGATCACAGACCGATAGGAATCTATGCCTTCAACGATGTTCTTGCCCTGCAGATTTTATCCGCTTGCCAGGCACGCGGATTCCGCATACCGGAGGAGATCAAGCTGGTCGGCATGGACAATGAGCTGTACTCGCAGGCCAGCTACCCGGCGATCACCAGCTTCCATATGCCGGTTGAGGAGCAGACCCGCTTGATCACGTCCTGGTTGCTGCAGCAGCTGGGTGAAGAGCTGGAGGCGGCGGCATTGGAGCTCTTGTCCGGCATCCGCCTGACAGCCGATGGGCGCCGCCAGATTGATCTGCCGCTAACGCTTGTGCCGCGGCGCTCATCGGAAGCGGGAACCTAGGCGGCTTACATTAAAAACAGCCTTCCGCTATTGATAGCGGAAGGCTGTTTTCGCGTCGTAACTGACGTGGCTGATTGCTATTTTAAACCAACTCATTTACGTACTCGTGCTTTTGCTTTTCTTCCTCTTCTTTGTGCTTCAAAAACTCCTTGCCGTAATCGCCGTGAGGATGGATATTCGCTTCCTCCATTTGAATCGTGGAATGCTCGATGCCGTACTTGGTTTTCAGCGTTTCATTGATCGCCAGGATGATGCAGAACGGCTGAATTTTATCATCGATAAAGACGTGCGCGGTCAGTGAATAATGGTCCGTCGAAATCGCCCATAAGTGCATCTCGTGGACATCCTCTACACCTTCAACCAACCCGATATCCTTGCGGATCTCATCCAGATCAAACTTCTCTGGAACCGACTCCATGAGAATCAGGTAGGATTCGCGGATGATTTTGGCCCCGCCGGTAAAGATGATGCCCCCAATCACGATACTGATCAATGGATCGAAAAAATACCAGCCTGAAAAATAAATCAGGATCGAAGACACAATGACGCCGACCGAGCTCAGCAGATCCCCAAGAAAATGCCAAAGCGCGCTTTGCATGTTCAAGTTGGATTCCTCCTTCATGCTTCTTTGAAGCACAATGGTTGTGACCAGGTTGACTACCAAACCGATGGAGCTGATGATGAGCATCAATTGGAAATCAATTTGCTCCGGATGGATCATACGTCGGACCCCTTCAATGAAAATGCCCAGGGAGATAATCGCCAAAGCCAATCCATTCAAAAAGGAAGCCACAATCTCAAAGCGCAAATAGCCAAAGGTAAACCGCGCATTGGGATGCCGGGTAGCCAGATACAACGCAACCATACTAAGCCCCAGCGCCAAAACATCCGAAATCATGTGCGCAGAGTCCGAAAGGAGCGCCAGTGAGTTGGAAAGCAAGCCGCCGACAATTTCAACAATGGTAAAAAATAAAGTGAGAAACAAGACGATCCACAGCGTTTTTTTGGTTTTGGTTTGTTCTTTTACATGGTCTAAGTGATGAAAATCGTATTCGGATGCATTGTCGTGTACATATTCGCTCATGTTAGCATACCTCTTATTTAGAATTGTTATAATGTACACATTATACGCTACGACCCTTGTTCGTGCAATTACAATATCTATAATGTATGTATGCCTAGGTTTTCCGATCTGAAAGTGTAGCGCTTTCAAAATTGTTACATAAATGAAATATTCCTGTTATGGTTTCATAATGTTTATTAGGTACTATAATAACCAAGACCCCCTTTTTAATATAAACACTTTGGATCTGGCCCCGTTGGCTAGGTCCACTTTTTTTGTAAATAGGAAAGGGCAGACCGAAAATTAATTCGTCTGCCCTATATCGTCTAATTATTTCTCATAGGCTTGTTTTAATGCCTTTATATCAATTTTATTCATCTGAAGCATGGCTTCCATGACATTTCTGGCTTTTCGGGCATCCTCGTCTTGCATCAGCTCGCCTAACGCTGTTGGAATGATCTGCCATGACAATCCAAATTTGTCTTCAAGCCAGCCGCATCTTCCTTCTTTTCCGCCTTCGGATAGTTTCTCCCATAGCTCGTCAACTTCTTCTTGCGTCTCACAATTCACGAAGAATGAGATGGCTGGTGTAAAATTGAACTGTGGACCGCCGTTTAAGGCTATGAAAGTTTGTCCCTCCAGCTCAAATGTCGCGGACATTAATGTGCCTTTCGGTGCAGGACTGCCTTCTCCATAACGGGTAATATTCACCGTTTTTGAATTTTTAAAAATAGAGCTGTAAAAATGAATGGCTTCTTCAGCATTATCATTGAACCATAAGTATGGGCTGATTTTTTGCATGGAAAATAGACATCTCCTTTGTTATCGAAATTGTATTATTTGTTCATTGAAGCTGCGAGCCAATACTTGCTGCAAGCTTATCAAGCGACTGGTTCATGCCGATTACGGCATATTCGGACATTTGACCCAATGTCCAGTCGTATTCAGTGATCGTTAGCTCCGTCTGGTCGCCTTGGGCCTTAAATTCGATGACGAATTTTACTTCTTTCGGGAAGTCTGGGGGCATGCCTACATCAACGGGATCCATGATGTTACCGTCTTTGTCGGCCAGGCTCTGTGTGAATTCAAGGCGTTCCATGGGCACAATCTTGTTGTAGACACCTGTGGAGTAGTAATCTTGACCGCCTTGTTCTTTCGGCGCACGCATACAAAAAAGATAGCTCCCTCCCTCACGAAAGTCTATTTCGCATCTTGGGGAAATGTAGTTTGCTGGCCCCCACCAGAGCAAAACCAGCTTGGGATCTGTCCAAGCCTTCCATACAAGCTCTACAGGGATGTCGAAGACACGGTTAATGACAAGATCTTGCTTGTTCGTATTAGGATTCAATTGAATTCCTCCTGATCATTGTGTGGTTTTAAGGTCTTTTTCATTTCTGCTTTCAAGACAGCATCCAAAGCATCCAAGCGACGGTTCCACCGATGTCTCATGCTTTTGGACCATTCCTCCAGTTCAACCATTGCATCGGTATTAATCCGATAGATGCGTTGCTGCGCCCTCTTTTCCACATGGATCAAATTCGCCTCACGAAGAATTTTCAGATGTTGGGAGATGGCCTGTGGACTGACTTTAAAGTTATTGTGGATCTCAGATGCGGGAAGCTCGTTATTGTCAGCAAGCATCTCCATAATACTGCGTCGTGTTGGGTCAGCGAGTGCGGAAAATATATCATTAGGCATACAACTTTTTTT includes:
- a CDS encoding metalloregulator ArsR/SmtB family transcription factor, with the protein product MPNDIFSALADPTRRSIMEMLADNNELPASEIHNNFKVSPQAISQHLKILREANLIHVEKRAQQRIYRINTDAMVELEEWSKSMRHRWNRRLDALDAVLKAEMKKTLKPHNDQEEFN
- a CDS encoding VOC family protein, whose translation is MQKISPYLWFNDNAEEAIHFYSSIFKNSKTVNITRYGEGSPAPKGTLMSATFELEGQTFIALNGGPQFNFTPAISFFVNCETQEEVDELWEKLSEGGKEGRCGWLEDKFGLSWQIIPTALGELMQDEDARKARNVMEAMLQMNKIDIKALKQAYEK
- a CDS encoding LacI family DNA-binding transcriptional regulator, yielding MSKNRQPTIVDVAKEAGVSIATVSNVLNRRNVPLTEETIRKVEQAVKRLGYRRNVMAANLSSRKSNELGLIIPNFVGYYGRFAEELEQKFHRNGYHLSVFSSNGMNPDLERRHIELLLQRRADGLVCHGLAMSVESTRQIVGEGTPLVIFNGWGWPSDIASLAVNLDFAEASKEAVRHLVEQGCLCVYYAANTHSLGANAQREQGFRVGMLQYAADAVSAVLDAGELGVEGLIDEVLRLSGDHRPIGIYAFNDVLALQILSACQARGFRIPEEIKLVGMDNELYSQASYPAITSFHMPVEEQTRLITSWLLQQLGEELEAAALELLSGIRLTADGRRQIDLPLTLVPRRSSEAGT
- a CDS encoding ABC transporter substrate-binding protein yields the protein MKKRVTLLMLALLVAFTVVSGCSTSKNTTGSNKGASATGEPIKLALSPWPGWFVWYLVKEKGFFEKNGVKVDLVWFPVYSDSLSALSTGKVDANSQTLSDTLAPASKGIGVKAVLVNDNSNGGDGLVVKPEIASMKDLKGKKIATELGTVDHLLMLTALDKSGLKETDVKYTNMTVNDAGPAFISGNVDAAVLWEPFLTKALQEGKGKLLFSSKDTPGLIPDLLVFREDVTKNRPDDVKKIINAWFDALDYWKANPDESLKIMAKAAETPLDEYKAGVDSVKIFQLEDNIKAFTKGVNYFSLNFTAQKTAEFLKGLDMLTSIPKPESILDGHFVEEVMKERKK
- a CDS encoding ABC transporter permease; this encodes MGKSRKSRLTAIRADIGRRWYLSGVLLILVLALVLWSIMSYGNFVNRTFLPTPDQVLRQFAIQIQTPLFWHHVGISIYRVGMGFLLACLLGVPLGILAGTFRFAEAVLVPPTEFIRYMPATAFIPLIMVWAGIGESAKIIVIFIGCFFQLLLMVADNTRAVSNDLLQTSYTLGAGRWQAIERVLIPALLPDLMNTLRLIIGWAWTYLVVAELVAASSGLGFSIMKAQRFLNTDLIFVGIITIGLLGLLTDRIFAYCHRRFFPWLEGSRQ
- a CDS encoding ABC transporter ATP-binding protein, whose protein sequence is MQSKIMATDLTKWYKSKKSELLALDQVSFHVEQNEFVSFVGPSGCGKSSLLRILAGLEDMTSGTLLVSGKEVDGPGADRGMVFQSYTLFPWLTVRENIEFGLTLKGVPLFEKRRISDHFMELVGLHRFARSLPKELSGGMKQRVAIARALANNPEVLLMDEPFGALDPQTKNSMQELLLRIWEHEKTTVVFITHDIEEAIFLSQRVYVMQAHPGRIHKEVIVPERLRETPDVKDSEAFIQLKKQIISLIGEAHPEES
- a CDS encoding SRPBCC domain-containing protein; protein product: MNPNTNKQDLVINRVFDIPVELVWKAWTDPKLVLLWWGPANYISPRCEIDFREGGSYLFCMRAPKEQGGQDYYSTGVYNKIVPMERLEFTQSLADKDGNIMDPVDVGMPPDFPKEVKFVIEFKAQGDQTELTITEYDWTLGQMSEYAVIGMNQSLDKLAASIGSQLQ
- a CDS encoding cation diffusion facilitator family transporter; this translates as MSEYVHDNASEYDFHHLDHVKEQTKTKKTLWIVLFLTLFFTIVEIVGGLLSNSLALLSDSAHMISDVLALGLSMVALYLATRHPNARFTFGYLRFEIVASFLNGLALAIISLGIFIEGVRRMIHPEQIDFQLMLIISSIGLVVNLVTTIVLQRSMKEESNLNMQSALWHFLGDLLSSVGVIVSSILIYFSGWYFFDPLISIVIGGIIFTGGAKIIRESYLILMESVPEKFDLDEIRKDIGLVEGVEDVHEMHLWAISTDHYSLTAHVFIDDKIQPFCIILAINETLKTKYGIEHSTIQMEEANIHPHGDYGKEFLKHKEEEEKQKHEYVNELV